GACCTACAGATCCTGCTGAGTGACATATAGCACATGATGCACCCTCTTCTTGCTTATTTTGCATATTTGGGAGCTTATCTCTATTTTCACGCGCAAATTGCATCAATGCTTCTACCCGACGTCTAATCTGCTGCCTTTTAGACTCTATAGAATAGCCATTGTATGACTCAACAATATCGCCTCTTTCTCGATTTTTTTTCTTTTGTTCAATTGGATCTGATAGGTTAACGTATCGGCTATTCAGCGCATTGGCCTCTTGACACATCTCCTTTACACCCTCAAATTCACTGATTAACCGTTGTTTTTCATGAGAATCTGCCACTTTTTTTAAAGTTTGGTTGAATATGTCTATACGCTGGTTTCTGGCTTTTACAAACTCGGCAATCATCTTATCCCTTTCATTCAGATCTTGTACTGGGTTTAATGCTTGACTAAATGTTTTGCGGCATGATTTTTCATGCTGTATCATCTTATCCAAATGATGTGTGATGGATGCTTGATCTGTTTTCTTTGAACTGGCGTTATGCATAGGCCACTGTGCTGATGAAGCGGGTGGCGCAGTATTCGAACGCTTATTTTGACCCTGTTTTAATGAAACGGGTGGCGTAGTATTCGAGCGCTTATTTTGAGCCACCTCTGGTGAAGGCGAAGTGGGTGGCGTAACATTTGGAGGATCTTGACCCTGCTTGGACAGAGATAAATTGTACGGTTTCGTCTTTTTTTTGCACGCTGTAGCCAAACTAAGCAAAATAACTAAATAGAAACTGTAGGGAAGATGGGTCTGTTTGATAGGTACAATTTGCATCGATTGATTAACTTTTATATAATTTTTCTTTTAAACGCAATTTTCTTACAATGGCCAATTATACGAAATAATTGGTATTGCATCAATTACGCAATGAGCTCGTGCAACTAAATAGGCTTTCATTGCATTATTTTTTATGTTCAGATCAGTTATTTGTCTATAATTATACCCCTTTTTGGCCCATGTCAACAAAACACATTGCGCAAGATTTTGGTCAATACGCAGAAAGGGTGGCAGCAGATTACTTAATAGAAAAAGGTTTTCGGGTAATGGCGCAAAACTTTCGTTACAAGCGCTTTGAAATAGATCTTATTGTGCAAAAAGGCAAGCTAATTGTCTTTGTTGAGGTAAAAGCACGTAAAAATAACTTGTTTGGCAACCCAGAAGATTTTGTTACCCAAAAGAAGATGCGTGCCCTGCGCTTAGCTGCTGCACACTACCTACGTATCCAAAATAGCCAGCAAGCCATACGTTTCGATATTATCGCCGTGCTAGGCAGTAAAGAAAAAATTACGCAGATTCTACACTTGGAAGATGGATTCTATTGAACTAGTTTCATGAAATTGAGTAGGCACAAACATGGTTTATTGATATTCCCAATCTACACCATTGGGATGGTCCTTTATTGCAATCCCCATTTTATGGAGTGCGGTACGTATTGCGTCAATTTGATGGTACCGTTTCTCTGCCTTAGCCTCTTGGTAAATGGGGAGTAATATTTCTAACGATTGGTCAGTAGTAGATGGATGTTCCTCTTTTAAACCCAATAGGTCGGTCACAAAGGTAGTATAGGTATGACGCAATTGGTTCCATGCAGTTGTTGAGATGGAGCCATCATCCAATGTGCCATGGTACCATCCATTTATTTTTTTCAGTAGGCTAAACAAACAAGCTAACACCTTTGCCGTATTGAAATCATCATTGATGGCGCTATAGCAAGCGGCGCAATCTGCATCAATCGCTCCATCCAACAGGCCATTTGTGGGGGTGGGTCTTACACCTTCATGGGGGCGCTTAGTCAGCAGATGCAAGCCATTCATTAATTTACGATAGCCCTGGTGGGCTGCCTTTAAGCCCTCTATAGTCATAGCAAGTGTGCTTCTGTAATGCGCTTGTAACATAAAAAATCGCAATGCCATAGGGCTGTAGGGCTGGTCTATAGCCGGGTGGTTGCCTGTAAAAAGCGCATCTAGCGTGATAAAGTTACCCAGTGATTTGCCCATTTTCACGCCATCAATCGTAACCAAGTTATTGTGGATCCAATAAGTAGCCAAATCGGTTTGTAATGCTGCTTGTGCTTGTGCGATTTCACATTCATGGTGTGGAAAAAGCAAATCCATCCCCCCCCCGTGAATGTCAAACTGGTTGCCTAAATATTTGGTAGACATAGCAGAGCATTCAATGTGCCATCCAGGGAAACCCTCTCCC
The nucleotide sequence above comes from Cardinium endosymbiont of Sogatella furcifera. Encoded proteins:
- the cysS gene encoding cysteine--tRNA ligase — encoded protein: MHQILRIYNSLTRQKEVFQPLKPPFVGMYLCGPTVYGKAHLGHARAAITFDVIFRYLQHLNYKVRYVRNITDVGHLERDLDEGKDKIQQQAQLEAISPMEVAQRYTHTYRKNMEALNVLPPSIEPCASGHILEQIAMIEKIIAQGLAYVIDGSVYFDVMQYNQLHQYGKLSGRGIEATRSGTRALVKQTDKKQRVDFALWKKATPMHMMRWPSPWGEGFPGWHIECSAMSTKYLGNQFDIHGGGMDLLFPHHECEIAQAQAALQTDLATYWIHNNLVTIDGVKMGKSLGNFITLDALFTGNHPAIDQPYSPMALRFFMLQAHYRSTLAMTIEGLKAAHQGYRKLMNGLHLLTKRPHEGVRPTPTNGLLDGAIDADCAACYSAINDDFNTAKVLACLFSLLKKINGWYHGTLDDGSISTTAWNQLRHTYTTFVTDLLGLKEEHPSTTDQSLEILLPIYQEAKAEKRYHQIDAIRTALHKMGIAIKDHPNGVDWEYQ
- a CDS encoding YraN family protein; the protein is MSTKHIAQDFGQYAERVAADYLIEKGFRVMAQNFRYKRFEIDLIVQKGKLIVFVEVKARKNNLFGNPEDFVTQKKMRALRLAAAHYLRIQNSQQAIRFDIIAVLGSKEKITQILHLEDGFY